A stretch of Geoalkalibacter sp. DNA encodes these proteins:
- a CDS encoding AAA family ATPase produces the protein MISEREVSNALRTGGYIADEAIATAVFLALRMEKPILIEGPPGVGKTGLAKTLSQVMDFPLVRLQCYEGIDEGKALYDWEYGKQLLYTQMLRTQLDNRLSEATDLRDAIEQLAAEESLFFSRNFLVQRPVLRSFLSEKRSVLLIDEIDRSDDEFEALLLECLSDFQVSIPELGVIEARQKPLAILTSNGTRMISDALRRRCLYLYIDYPELEREVQIVRARFPDICEELARQMVGFLRKARELNLRKPPSVSETLDWAEVLSILHVSKLTPEVVANTVGVISKHQADLQRVAELAVAELG, from the coding sequence ATGATCAGCGAACGAGAGGTCAGCAACGCCCTGCGCACCGGCGGCTACATCGCCGACGAAGCCATCGCCACCGCTGTTTTTCTTGCCCTGCGCATGGAAAAACCGATCCTCATCGAGGGGCCGCCCGGCGTCGGCAAGACCGGTCTGGCGAAAACCCTGTCCCAGGTGATGGATTTCCCTCTGGTGCGCCTGCAATGCTATGAAGGCATCGACGAAGGCAAGGCCCTCTACGACTGGGAATACGGCAAGCAGCTGCTCTATACGCAGATGTTGCGCACCCAGCTCGACAACCGTTTGTCCGAGGCCACGGATCTGCGCGACGCCATCGAACAGCTCGCCGCCGAGGAAAGCCTGTTCTTCTCGCGCAACTTTCTCGTGCAGCGCCCGGTCCTGCGCAGCTTTCTCTCGGAAAAGCGCTCGGTGCTGCTGATCGATGAAATCGACCGCTCCGATGATGAATTTGAAGCCCTTCTGCTCGAATGCCTGAGCGATTTCCAGGTGTCCATCCCGGAACTCGGGGTCATCGAAGCCCGGCAAAAGCCCCTGGCGATTCTCACCAGCAACGGCACGCGCATGATTTCCGACGCCCTGCGGCGGCGCTGCCTGTACCTCTACATCGACTACCCCGAGTTGGAGCGCGAAGTGCAGATCGTGCGCGCGCGCTTTCCCGACATCTGCGAGGAACTGGCGCGCCAGATGGTGGGCTTTCTGCGCAAGGCGCGCGAGCTCAACCTGCGCAAGCCGCCCAGCGTCTCGGAAACCCTCGACTGGGCCGAGGTGCTCTCCATCCTGCATGTGAGCAAACTGACTCCCGAGGTGGTGGCCAATACGGTGGGCGTCATTTCCAAGCACCAGGCCGACCTGCAACGGGTCGCCGAACTGGCCGTCGCCGAGTTGGGCTGA
- a CDS encoding VWA domain-containing protein, translated as METIIARFVAELRKEGLRVSPGESLDAVCALGHGGLEGRASVRSLLHLTLVKNVHDLPLFERVFERFFRSGPDGTGLDPADLLQEAIYSMEAEELLGTNPEMINENMTLAGVDAGLSPEDLKDLLGLKEIDLDQLDGSEMEIRLKDYQGAMQAPRPSMRMPQNPVTMAFKHPEGQKRSLTFSQDELDAMQDAVSRMLLRLKKDIRRVQNMENRGKIHVIRTIQKNYRNGMVPFHLVLRRRRKQKPRLVVLCDVSFSVSHASQFMLLLLHTLHNRLMDVRSFIFNAELAEITEMLVNAPINAMMEAIDSGKIVNLDDNSDYGKVLETFKDKFLENLRGRPAVIFLGDARNNYNKPNDWVLEQLREKAGYMMWLTPEDRELWKRGDCIIETYGTWCDKVEVVKNVAELNQVVEDLFRNIYLEDEHRAMRSIKKAEEEEPYDYRTYYTRGGGGTPSLDGAGRSHW; from the coding sequence ATGGAAACCATCATCGCCCGCTTCGTCGCCGAACTGCGCAAGGAGGGACTGCGCGTCTCTCCCGGCGAGAGTCTCGACGCGGTGTGCGCCCTGGGTCACGGCGGCCTCGAGGGCCGCGCTTCGGTGCGCAGCCTGCTGCACCTGACCCTGGTGAAGAACGTGCACGACTTACCGCTCTTCGAGCGGGTGTTCGAGCGTTTTTTCCGCAGCGGCCCGGACGGCACGGGCCTGGATCCCGCCGATCTGCTGCAGGAGGCCATTTACAGCATGGAGGCCGAGGAACTGCTCGGCACCAACCCGGAGATGATCAACGAGAACATGACCCTGGCCGGGGTCGATGCGGGCCTGAGCCCCGAGGATCTCAAGGATCTGCTCGGCCTCAAGGAAATCGACCTCGATCAGCTCGACGGTTCCGAAATGGAGATCCGCCTCAAGGATTACCAGGGCGCCATGCAGGCCCCGCGCCCCTCCATGCGCATGCCGCAGAATCCGGTCACCATGGCCTTCAAGCATCCCGAGGGTCAAAAGCGCTCCCTGACCTTCTCCCAGGATGAGCTCGACGCCATGCAGGATGCGGTGTCGCGCATGCTGCTGCGCCTGAAGAAGGACATCCGGCGCGTGCAGAACATGGAGAACCGCGGCAAGATCCACGTCATCCGCACCATCCAGAAGAATTACCGCAACGGCATGGTTCCGTTCCATCTGGTGCTGCGCCGCCGGCGCAAGCAGAAGCCGCGTCTGGTGGTGCTGTGCGACGTGAGCTTCTCCGTGAGTCACGCCTCCCAGTTCATGCTGCTGCTGCTGCACACCCTGCACAACCGCCTGATGGACGTGCGCAGCTTCATCTTCAACGCCGAGTTGGCCGAAATCACCGAGATGCTGGTCAACGCCCCCATCAACGCCATGATGGAGGCCATCGACAGCGGCAAGATCGTCAACCTCGACGACAACAGCGATTACGGCAAGGTGCTCGAAACTTTCAAGGACAAGTTTCTCGAGAACCTGCGCGGGCGCCCGGCGGTGATTTTTCTCGGTGATGCGCGCAACAACTACAACAAGCCCAACGACTGGGTGCTCGAGCAGTTGCGCGAAAAAGCCGGCTACATGATGTGGCTCACGCCGGAGGATCGCGAGTTGTGGAAGCGCGGCGACTGCATCATCGAGACCTACGGCACCTGGTGCGACAAGGTCGAGGTGGTGAAAAACGTCGCGGAACTCAATCAGGTGGTGGAGGATCTGTTCCGCAACATCTACCTGGAGGACGAGCACCGCGCCATGCGCTCCATCAAAAAAGCCGAGGAAGAAGAACCCTACGATTATCGCACCTACTACACCAGGGGCGGCGGCGGGACACCGAGCCTTGACGGCGCGGGCCGCAGTCACTGGTAG
- a CDS encoding radical SAM/SPASM domain-containing protein, with translation MIARLFYNGLHFRRLRRDGKPHRLQSLSLEVTHRCICRCDMCNIWKIPAQVADLELALWLEVLRSPTLRHLRELDITGGEPFLRADLGELLQRIARLKPIHFPELRTLSITTNALLTEKVLDTVRASIGSLGEQGVEMVLACGVDAVGRLHDRIRNTPGAWERFTQTLPGLKDIRAQHANLILGLKTTIVPLNVQELPRLADFAEEHGLFTIISPCILTPNRFANLDKVKDLRFSAADRQKMLDFYESPRFAWSGHREAMLGYLRTGKIAKPCTAGYNTLFVRHNGEVFPCPVLAQPLGNVQTQSLDSLYRGAAADDFRKKVGTFAECRQCTEPGMERIAWPLEGFTLLGFLAERGLKDFRRLVCHMGLDKYL, from the coding sequence GTGATCGCCAGACTTTTCTACAACGGCCTGCACTTTCGCAGGCTGCGGCGCGACGGCAAGCCCCATCGGCTCCAGTCCCTGAGCCTGGAGGTCACCCACCGCTGCATCTGCCGCTGCGACATGTGCAACATCTGGAAAATCCCCGCCCAGGTCGCGGATCTGGAATTGGCCCTCTGGCTTGAGGTGCTGCGCTCTCCAACCCTGCGCCATCTCAGGGAACTCGACATCACCGGCGGCGAACCCTTCCTGCGTGCCGATCTGGGCGAACTGCTCCAGCGGATCGCCCGGCTCAAGCCCATTCATTTCCCTGAGTTGCGCACCCTCTCCATCACCACCAACGCCCTGCTCACCGAGAAGGTGCTCGATACGGTCCGGGCGAGCATCGGATCTCTGGGCGAGCAGGGCGTGGAGATGGTTCTGGCTTGCGGCGTGGATGCCGTGGGCAGACTGCATGACCGCATCCGCAACACGCCCGGCGCCTGGGAGCGGTTTACGCAAACCCTCCCTGGGCTCAAAGACATCCGCGCGCAGCACGCCAACCTGATTCTTGGGCTGAAAACCACCATCGTGCCCCTGAATGTTCAAGAATTGCCGCGCCTAGCCGACTTCGCCGAGGAGCATGGTCTCTTTACCATCATCTCACCGTGCATCCTCACGCCCAACCGCTTTGCCAACCTCGACAAGGTGAAAGACCTGCGCTTCAGCGCCGCCGATCGCCAGAAGATGCTGGATTTCTACGAAAGCCCGCGCTTTGCCTGGAGCGGTCACCGCGAAGCCATGCTCGGCTATTTGAGAACAGGAAAGATCGCTAAACCCTGCACGGCAGGCTACAATACTCTTTTCGTGCGGCATAACGGCGAAGTTTTCCCCTGTCCGGTGCTCGCGCAGCCCCTGGGCAATGTTCAGACCCAGTCCCTCGACAGCCTCTATCGCGGCGCGGCGGCGGATGATTTCCGCAAAAAGGTCGGGACCTTCGCCGAGTGCCGCCAGTGCACGGAACCGGGCATGGAGCGCATCGCCTGGCCCCTGGAGGGGTTCACGCTGCTGGGGTTTCTGGCCGAAAGGGGCCTCAAGGATTTTCGGCGCCTGGTCTGTCACATGGGACTCGACAAATACCTTTAG
- a CDS encoding glycerol dehydrogenase, whose amino-acid sequence MSRILLSPSRYIQGAGAIREIGRHAALLGDRALVIGGKTALSLCGADIEASLGQKGIGCRHELFGGVSSHREINRLAELSRAQGANIIIALGGGASIDAGKAVSHELNLPVIVVPTTAATDAPCSALSVVYTDQGVFESYLYLRRNPDCVLVDTAIIAASPARFLVAGMGDAVAGFWESGTCARSGKPNAFSGGQTPTLAVLALSRLCYETLLESGLQAKLAVERKSVTPAVEAIVEANTLLSGLSSENGGHAAAHSIHNGLTTLPATKEMLHGEKVAFGLLAQLVLEGRPLRDIREVQTFCAGVGLPICLEDLNLAHAGPDDIRKVAQATVAEGETIHATWFPVTSAMVEAAIWGADALGPDYKKNCPR is encoded by the coding sequence ATGAGCCGCATTCTGCTATCGCCAAGTCGCTACATCCAGGGCGCCGGCGCCATCCGGGAAATCGGCCGGCACGCTGCCCTGCTCGGAGATCGTGCACTGGTCATCGGCGGCAAGACCGCCTTGAGTCTCTGCGGCGCCGACATCGAGGCGAGCCTTGGACAAAAGGGCATCGGCTGCCGGCACGAACTGTTCGGCGGGGTCTCCTCGCACCGGGAAATCAACCGCCTGGCCGAACTGTCCCGGGCTCAAGGGGCCAACATCATCATCGCCCTGGGCGGCGGCGCCTCCATCGACGCGGGCAAGGCCGTCTCCCACGAGTTGAACCTGCCGGTCATCGTCGTTCCCACCACCGCCGCCACCGATGCGCCCTGTTCGGCGCTGTCCGTGGTCTACACCGACCAAGGGGTGTTCGAGAGCTATCTTTATCTGCGCCGAAACCCGGATTGCGTCTTGGTGGATACGGCCATCATCGCCGCCTCGCCGGCCCGATTTCTGGTTGCGGGCATGGGCGATGCGGTCGCCGGTTTCTGGGAATCGGGCACCTGCGCGCGCAGCGGCAAGCCCAACGCCTTTTCCGGGGGACAAACCCCCACATTGGCCGTTCTCGCCCTGTCGCGTCTCTGTTATGAAACGCTTCTGGAATCCGGTCTTCAGGCCAAGCTGGCGGTGGAGAGAAAAAGCGTCACCCCCGCCGTGGAGGCCATCGTCGAGGCCAATACCCTGCTCAGCGGCCTGAGTTCGGAAAATGGCGGCCATGCCGCGGCCCATTCCATCCACAACGGCCTGACCACGCTGCCCGCGACCAAGGAGATGCTGCATGGCGAAAAAGTCGCCTTCGGCTTGCTCGCCCAACTCGTGCTGGAGGGCCGCCCCCTCAGGGATATCCGGGAAGTGCAGACCTTCTGCGCCGGCGTCGGCTTGCCGATCTGCCTTGAAGATCTCAATCTGGCCCACGCCGGCCCCGATGACATCCGAAAAGTTGCCCAGGCAACGGTGGCCGAGGGGGAAACGATCCACGCCACCTGGTTTCCCGTGACGAGCGCCATGGTCGAGGCCGCCATCTGGGGCGCCGATGCCCTGGGGCCGGATTACAAAAAGAACTGCCCGCGTTGA